Proteins from a genomic interval of Candidatus Effluviviaceae Genus V sp.:
- a CDS encoding methyltransferase domain-containing protein — protein sequence DYFDTKGNLEFYRSLAQETSGDVLELGVGTGRVLFEICKDGRDGIGIDNEPAMLRQAKMKRRVECPNISGRCRLLKADMLSFDLGRTFGFVYAPSGGVQGDSAEDLRGIFRTTADHMDDDGVFAFDVSSPWSLRRVRSFKPERVELPGGRVVIRFIAQTWNEADDTTSFDILYKEHLPGTTRTDSFVESATIAVVTPEHVAEALGYAGLSHHELYGDFKRSPYTDESKWMVVVARR from the coding sequence GATTACTTCGACACGAAGGGTAATCTCGAGTTCTACAGGAGTCTTGCGCAGGAGACGAGCGGCGACGTGCTCGAGCTCGGCGTCGGGACGGGGCGCGTACTGTTCGAGATCTGCAAGGACGGACGGGACGGCATCGGCATCGACAACGAGCCGGCCATGTTGCGCCAGGCGAAGATGAAGCGGCGCGTGGAGTGCCCGAACATCTCTGGACGCTGCCGGCTGCTCAAGGCCGACATGCTCTCGTTCGACCTCGGAAGGACGTTCGGGTTCGTCTATGCTCCGTCGGGTGGCGTGCAGGGAGACAGCGCGGAGGACCTGCGGGGGATCTTCCGGACGACGGCCGACCACATGGACGACGACGGCGTCTTCGCCTTCGATGTCTCGTCGCCGTGGTCGCTCCGTCGGGTCCGGTCGTTCAAGCCTGAGCGCGTCGAGCTGCCCGGCGGCCGCGTCGTCATCCGGTTCATCGCTCAGACGTGGAACGAGGCGGACGATACCACCTCGTTCGACATCCTCTACAAGGAACACCTGCCAGGCACGACGAGAACCGACTCGTTCGTCGAGTCCGCGACCATCGCCGTCGTCACACCCGAGCATGTCGCGGAGGCGCTGGGCTACGCCGGGCTCTCGCATCACGAACTCTACGGCGACTTCAAGCGAAGCCCGTACACCGACGAGAGCAAGTGGATGGTCGTCGTGGCGAGACGATGA